From Rhodococcus sp. B7740, one genomic window encodes:
- a CDS encoding AAA family ATPase produces MSEDAGLEDTPSEVLFKKFGHKSVEPVLTEMRFPHYKSLAADLTISFSFPITALVGANGTNKSSILHAIQAAPEGRSVGDFWFSTAVDKIERRRLIGSDRHRFIYKYRTRVGNKLVQPECRKSRVTRDYRSTVPKSLEGQRDPDVWEPTKLAFKADRMTPPPPEGGPADDLLYDSRQRWKLIDKPVVYLDFRSELSAFDKFFYHSPFTQWSPNRARKKLTLVVRSNGLATAFNSEKPKKVDEGKVKERRELSAESILAVSKILGKNFTEIHLIRHQFYSAVGFSARMTLKGRTYSEAHAGSGEFAIVRLVDEVVEARPKSLIILDEPEVSLHPGAQRNLIRFLKKQCLANGHQIVMSTHSPTIISELPPDAVKLLGTRTGEGEVRLLSDRTLPGEAFFHLGHFTDGPGQKIVVEDELAAEIVSRAIRVFHPEYLSVIRPSIFPGGGDGILKNLLPAQALVASTDVTILLDGDKCQWDADWTQNAVTNPEQAEIDWVGHLKRNLGLEPELFPDGAGGKADNLSRSRNAKIVAKWAKSELFHLHGLSPESALLYEMQAAEFLVGPFVSAEVGKRYFISQTRKFHGKIDSEPVTAAEIFGYQKHEISKLDSRSALICSANRAVERAISKM; encoded by the coding sequence TTGTCAGAAGATGCTGGTCTTGAGGACACTCCTTCAGAGGTCCTATTTAAGAAGTTCGGCCACAAATCGGTCGAACCGGTACTAACAGAAATGCGCTTTCCTCACTACAAGTCACTCGCTGCGGACTTGACGATTAGTTTTTCGTTTCCGATAACAGCATTGGTTGGCGCAAACGGTACAAACAAGTCCTCGATTCTCCATGCAATCCAGGCGGCTCCAGAAGGCCGCAGCGTTGGCGATTTTTGGTTCTCAACTGCGGTGGATAAAATTGAGCGAAGGCGTCTTATAGGATCCGACAGGCATCGCTTTATCTACAAGTATCGGACCCGCGTAGGAAATAAATTAGTCCAACCCGAATGCAGAAAATCTCGCGTAACCCGCGACTATCGGTCGACTGTTCCGAAATCGTTGGAGGGTCAGCGAGACCCCGACGTATGGGAGCCTACTAAACTTGCCTTCAAAGCGGACCGGATGACCCCGCCGCCACCAGAAGGCGGCCCCGCAGATGATCTATTATACGATTCGCGACAGCGATGGAAGCTTATAGACAAGCCGGTCGTGTACTTAGACTTTAGGTCTGAATTGTCGGCTTTCGACAAATTTTTCTACCACTCTCCGTTTACGCAATGGTCACCGAACCGCGCCCGGAAGAAGCTTACTCTGGTCGTACGGTCCAACGGTTTGGCGACAGCTTTTAATAGCGAGAAGCCTAAAAAGGTCGACGAAGGCAAGGTGAAGGAGCGGCGCGAGCTATCGGCGGAATCAATTCTGGCTGTGAGCAAAATTCTTGGCAAAAATTTCACTGAGATTCATCTAATCCGTCACCAATTCTACTCCGCGGTTGGGTTCTCGGCTCGAATGACCCTAAAGGGGCGTACTTACTCAGAAGCGCACGCAGGCAGTGGTGAATTCGCGATAGTCAGGCTTGTGGACGAAGTGGTTGAAGCAAGACCAAAATCGTTGATAATTCTCGACGAACCAGAAGTATCGCTACATCCCGGCGCTCAAAGGAACCTGATCAGATTTCTAAAAAAGCAGTGTCTTGCAAACGGGCACCAGATTGTGATGTCTACCCATTCCCCTACCATCATCAGCGAGCTTCCGCCCGATGCTGTCAAGCTGCTTGGCACCCGAACCGGTGAGGGTGAAGTGCGGTTGCTATCTGACAGGACATTGCCGGGAGAGGCATTTTTCCATTTAGGTCACTTCACTGACGGTCCGGGACAAAAAATCGTTGTCGAAGATGAGCTGGCGGCGGAAATAGTCTCGCGCGCAATCCGTGTTTTCCATCCCGAGTACTTATCTGTTATTAGGCCATCAATATTTCCTGGTGGCGGTGATGGAATTCTTAAGAATCTTCTGCCAGCACAGGCGCTCGTTGCATCGACGGACGTAACTATATTGCTCGACGGGGATAAATGTCAGTGGGACGCCGACTGGACGCAAAATGCAGTTACAAATCCAGAGCAGGCCGAAATTGATTGGGTTGGGCACCTGAAGCGGAATCTGGGATTGGAGCCAGAGCTGTTTCCTGATGGAGCCGGAGGAAAAGCCGACAATCTTAGCAGATCCCGAAACGCCAAGATCGTCGCTAAGTGGGCTAAATCTGAGCTATTTCATCTGCACGGTTTGTCGCCTGAGTCGGCACTGCTCTATGAGATGCAGGCGGCAGAATTTTTGGTTGGGCCTTTCGTCAGTGCAGAGGTTGGTAAGCGATACTTCATTAGTCAAACCCGGAAATTTCACGGCAAAATCGACTCCGAACCGGTGACAGCCGCAGAAATCTTTGGATATCAGAAACACGAGATTTCTAAGCTCGATTCTAGGAGTGCCTTGATCTGTTCGGCGAACCGCGCAGTTGAGCGTGCGATATCCAAGATGTAG
- a CDS encoding IS3 family transposase (programmed frameshift): MPKAFPEEFRRDVIAVARKGEAPLRQIAKDFGISEGCLHRWLKIADREDGVVRDGRQNPGDESAELRELKKRNRLLEQENDVLRRAAAYLSRDIPPKMIYPLVLDLAGDGVPVTVTCRVLGFSTQAFYKWKKQPVTQRDWDDAHLINIAREIHDDDPAFGYRFIADELPDRGITASENRVARLCSQERIWSVFSKKRGLNRKAGPPVHDDLVDRQFTARAADELWLTDITEHRTDEGKLYLCAIKDVWSNRIVGYSIDSRMKASLAVSALDNAVAQRGSEGTIVHSDRGSQFRSRKFVHALSRNGLRGSMGRVGACGDNAAMESFFALVQKNVLDRQRWSTREQLRLAIVTWIEKTYHRKRRQRRLGKLTPIEFETINRTAHAA, translated from the exons ATGCCGAAAGCATTTCCCGAGGAGTTCCGCCGCGACGTCATCGCCGTCGCACGCAAGGGCGAGGCCCCGTTGCGTCAGATCGCGAAGGACTTCGGAATCTCCGAAGGTTGCCTGCACCGCTGGCTCAAGATTGCCGATCGTGAAGACGGCGTCGTCCGTGACGGCCGGCAGAACCCTGGTGACGAGTCCGCTGAGCTGCGGGAGCTAAAAAAGCGCAACCGGCTGCTCGAGCAGGAAAACGACGTTCTGCGGCGAGCCGCCGCCTATCTGAGTCGAGACATAC CTCCCAAAATGATCTACCCGCTGGTCCTCGACCTTGCTGGCGACGGAGTACCCGTCACAGTGACCTGCCGGGTTCTCGGTTTCTCAACCCAAGCGTTCTACAAATGGAAGAAACAGCCAGTCACGCAACGAGATTGGGATGATGCGCATCTGATCAACATTGCTCGTGAGATCCACGACGACGACCCCGCATTCGGCTACCGCTTCATCGCAGACGAACTACCCGACCGCGGGATCACCGCCAGCGAGAACCGGGTCGCGCGGTTGTGCTCACAAGAACGCATCTGGTCGGTGTTCTCGAAGAAGCGAGGCCTGAACAGGAAGGCCGGCCCGCCGGTTCACGACGACCTCGTCGACCGTCAGTTCACCGCACGGGCCGCGGACGAGCTGTGGCTGACCGACATCACCGAACACCGCACCGACGAGGGCAAACTGTATCTCTGCGCGATCAAGGACGTCTGGTCGAACAGGATCGTCGGCTACTCGATCGACTCCAGGATGAAGGCCTCGTTAGCGGTGTCAGCATTGGATAATGCTGTGGCGCAAAGAGGCTCGGAGGGGACTATCGTGCATTCGGATCGCGGTAGCCAATTCCGATCCAGGAAGTTCGTACATGCACTGTCGCGCAATGGGTTACGAGGTTCTATGGGGCGGGTCGGGGCGTGCGGTGACAACGCCGCGATGGAGTCGTTCTTCGCACTCGTGCAGAAGAACGTCCTCGACCGCCAGCGGTGGTCGACCCGCGAGCAACTACGGCTGGCGATCGTGACATGGATCGAAAAGACCTATCACCGCAAACGCCGTCAACGGCGCCTC